In Phaeobacter inhibens DSM 16374, the following proteins share a genomic window:
- a CDS encoding SDR family oxidoreductase produces the protein MKILVLGGYGVFGARLARLLVADGHEVCVAGRNLEAAWSCAADLGCRAIRLDRAGSLDALAAYEVVVDAAGPFHAYGDDPYRLAHAAIAAGVHYLDLSDNADFCAGISALDAEAQDAGVCVLSGLSSVPALSSAAVHDLAGDAVPVVIDTAILPGNRAPRGLSVMQSILSQAGRPMPVWSGSRWERAFGWSKPARFTLPGGLVRQAWQIEVPDQRLFPAHFGAQTVRFRAGLELAVMRYGLALFAGLRRVVPIPVNRPVVQVFKVLADLLAPFGSGRGGMSVSVTTRHEHRSWSLLAEDGDGPFIPAVAARALLRRSDLPVGAGPAIEAITLAEAEAAMTDLRVVTERSVAPTSPIFPRVLGPDFDALPEAVKETHLTLGTSRWAGRCEVQRGAGVWPHLLCAIFRFPTATPDIEVDVIKTVTSRGETWLRRFGSSTFRSHLSVGPEGMREKFGPFMFSIGLEVRDGELHYPVTAGRVGPIHLPHRLLPVSIAREFVAEGKFHFDVKILAPVTKQLLVRYRGYLAAEAPGDPRRP, from the coding sequence TTGAAAATTTTGGTGCTGGGAGGATACGGTGTTTTCGGCGCACGTCTCGCGAGGCTTCTGGTGGCCGACGGGCACGAGGTCTGCGTTGCCGGTCGGAACCTGGAAGCGGCCTGGTCCTGCGCGGCGGACCTGGGCTGCCGGGCGATCCGGCTTGATCGAGCTGGCAGCCTCGACGCGCTGGCGGCATACGAGGTCGTCGTCGACGCGGCCGGGCCGTTCCACGCCTATGGAGATGATCCTTACCGCCTCGCACACGCGGCAATCGCGGCCGGCGTCCACTACCTCGATCTCTCGGACAATGCGGACTTCTGCGCAGGCATTTCGGCCCTGGACGCCGAAGCACAGGATGCCGGAGTTTGCGTGCTGTCCGGCCTCTCTTCCGTTCCGGCCCTGTCCTCTGCCGCCGTGCATGACCTTGCTGGCGATGCGGTGCCGGTGGTGATCGACACCGCGATCCTCCCGGGGAACCGCGCACCTCGAGGCCTGTCGGTCATGCAGTCGATCCTGTCCCAGGCGGGGCGCCCCATGCCGGTCTGGAGTGGCAGCCGGTGGGAACGGGCTTTTGGTTGGTCGAAGCCGGCACGATTCACCCTGCCGGGTGGCCTGGTCCGGCAGGCGTGGCAGATCGAGGTGCCGGACCAGCGCCTGTTTCCCGCACATTTTGGCGCACAAACGGTTCGCTTCCGCGCGGGGCTGGAGCTGGCCGTCATGCGATATGGGCTTGCGCTCTTCGCCGGACTGCGCCGGGTCGTGCCAATCCCGGTGAACCGGCCGGTCGTGCAGGTGTTCAAGGTACTGGCCGATCTCCTGGCGCCCTTCGGCAGCGGCCGCGGAGGCATGTCCGTATCTGTCACCACGCGCCACGAACACCGAAGCTGGAGCCTTCTGGCCGAGGATGGCGACGGCCCCTTTATTCCAGCCGTGGCGGCGCGCGCCTTGCTGCGCCGCAGCGATCTGCCGGTGGGGGCCGGCCCCGCGATCGAGGCGATCACGCTGGCCGAGGCTGAGGCCGCGATGACGGATCTCCGCGTGGTCACCGAGCGCAGCGTTGCGCCAACCTCACCCATCTTCCCCCGCGTGCTGGGGCCGGATTTCGATGCGCTGCCTGAGGCAGTGAAGGAGACCCACCTGACGCTCGGCACCTCGCGGTGGGCCGGGCGATGCGAGGTCCAGCGAGGCGCGGGCGTCTGGCCCCACTTGCTCTGCGCGATCTTCCGGTTCCCTACCGCGACGCCGGACATTGAGGTCGACGTGATCAAGACGGTCACCTCCCGCGGCGAAACCTGGCTCCGGCGCTTTGGCTCGAGCACGTTCCGCTCCCACCTGTCCGTCGGTCCCGAAGGGATGCGTGAGAAGTTCGGCCCGTTCATGTTCTCGATCGGTCTCGAGGTTCGGGACGGCGAGCTTCACTATCCGGTCACGGCAGGGCGGGTGGGGCCGATACACCTGCCGCATCGGCTGCTCCCTGTGTCAATCGCGCGTGAGTTCGTCGCCGAAGGCAAGTTCCATTTCGACGTCAAGATACTGGCGCCGGTCACGAAGCAACTGCTGGTTCGATACCGGGGATACCTGGCAGCCGAGGCGCCAGGAGATCCGAGGCGTCCATAG
- a CDS encoding PLP-dependent aminotransferase family protein — translation MGTIWPDELPTDLSGRSGPKYQRVADTIRNAVEDGTLCVGTKLPPVRELAYQLKITPGTVARAYSLLTDAGLLQAEVGRGTFVAEPETKVQDDVWSRQLHLKEVKDPGHVSLFSPRLVDVGQVAAIREALVKVSQGDPLQFLNYPTRDAYRPLREAVVDWLSQDPLGPLDERDVVLTHGGQNGILTVMQAILKGPQPTVLVEDLSYAGFRRAAELVRARVVGVAMDEHGILPDSLELAIRKTGAMVLCTSPEVHNPTGLYTPLERRKQILEVLRRHEVQIIEDDCYRMGEARAPSYRALAPDLSWHVSSISKTLTPSLRVGFALAPKGRGRDLRRMAEYSYFGIAQPVAELTRILLSDPRTRKLVADVRREMDSYIRIAVNTLGGFDLVWSGSVPFLWLKLPSGWRAAAFTRAAEAEGVQIRSADEFALRDGRAPNAVRIAVNGHVSPKRFEEAMLRLRALLDNPPEQISV, via the coding sequence ATGGGTACAATTTGGCCAGATGAGCTGCCAACCGACCTTTCTGGCCGATCCGGTCCCAAATATCAGAGGGTCGCCGATACAATCCGAAACGCGGTTGAGGATGGTACGCTTTGTGTTGGTACAAAGTTGCCGCCGGTGCGGGAGCTTGCTTACCAGCTGAAAATCACCCCAGGCACCGTGGCGCGGGCGTATTCTCTGCTGACGGATGCAGGGCTGTTGCAGGCAGAGGTGGGGCGCGGCACCTTCGTGGCGGAACCGGAAACCAAGGTTCAGGATGACGTCTGGTCGCGTCAGCTGCACCTGAAGGAGGTCAAAGATCCGGGTCATGTCAGCCTGTTTAGCCCACGGCTGGTGGATGTGGGGCAGGTGGCTGCGATCCGTGAGGCGCTGGTCAAGGTCTCTCAAGGGGATCCGCTACAATTTCTTAATTACCCGACGAGGGATGCCTATCGCCCGCTGCGCGAAGCTGTGGTCGACTGGCTGTCGCAAGATCCGTTGGGTCCGCTGGATGAGCGCGATGTGGTGCTGACCCACGGCGGTCAGAATGGCATTCTGACGGTGATGCAGGCCATTCTGAAGGGACCGCAACCGACGGTGCTGGTTGAAGATCTCTCATACGCCGGGTTCCGGCGCGCCGCTGAACTGGTGCGCGCGCGGGTTGTGGGCGTTGCGATGGATGAGCATGGCATTCTGCCGGACTCTCTGGAGCTGGCGATCCGCAAAACCGGCGCAATGGTGCTCTGCACCAGTCCCGAGGTGCATAATCCAACCGGGCTTTACACGCCGCTGGAACGTCGCAAGCAGATCCTTGAAGTGCTACGTCGCCATGAGGTGCAGATCATCGAGGATGACTGTTATCGCATGGGCGAAGCCCGCGCGCCAAGCTACCGCGCGCTGGCGCCGGATCTCTCCTGGCATGTCTCGTCAATCTCTAAAACCCTGACACCTTCGCTGCGGGTTGGTTTCGCACTGGCCCCCAAGGGGCGTGGCCGGGATCTGCGGCGGATGGCGGAATACAGTTACTTCGGGATTGCGCAGCCGGTTGCCGAGCTGACGCGTATCCTGCTGTCTGATCCGCGCACCAGGAAACTGGTCGCCGATGTGCGCCGGGAAATGGACAGCTATATACGGATCGCAGTCAACACTCTGGGCGGGTTTGATCTGGTCTGGTCGGGCAGCGTGCCGTTTCTATGGCTGAAGCTGCCCTCAGGCTGGCGCGCCGCAGCCTTCACCCGCGCTGCCGAGGCTGAGGGCGTACAGATCCGATCCGCAGATGAATTTGCCCTGCGCGATGGTCGCGCGCCCAACGCGGTGCGGATCGCGGTGAACGGCCATGTCTCGCCCAAACGGTTTGAGGAGGCGATGCTGCGCCTGCGTGCGCTGCTCGACAACCCGCCGGAGCAAATCAGCGTCTGA
- a CDS encoding DUF1127 domain-containing protein has protein sequence MTQNATTPSPDMLYLSSRPALPVLAEVAVSFAVLVTKWTVRQRTRQALRQLPPELLKDVGLTREEARHQGTLPFWRP, from the coding sequence ATGACACAGAACGCAACAACACCCTCGCCGGATATGCTCTATCTCTCCAGCCGCCCCGCCCTGCCGGTGCTGGCGGAGGTTGCAGTCTCCTTTGCGGTTCTGGTCACCAAATGGACAGTGCGCCAGCGCACCCGCCAGGCATTGCGCCAATTGCCTCCGGAACTGCTCAAAGATGTTGGGCTGACCCGTGAAGAGGCACGGCATCAAGGGACTCTTCCGTTCTGGCGCCCATGA
- the speD gene encoding adenosylmethionine decarboxylase has translation MTDANLFQLGIGLETGAQEEDTARSATTAIVNSLVDSDREDHFIRRDGKVFAGTHLIIEVMNGSGLDCETRIQNAFRKCVEVCGATLLHIHTHKFSPQGVSGVAVLAESHISVHTWPEIGYGAFDVFMCGDAEPWKAVDVLKEAFDTPTVEVRELLRGEEFLAKGIPSKEVAA, from the coding sequence ATGACGGACGCCAACCTCTTCCAACTGGGGATCGGTCTGGAGACAGGCGCCCAAGAGGAAGATACCGCCCGCAGTGCAACCACTGCGATCGTAAACTCACTTGTGGATTCGGATCGCGAAGACCATTTCATCCGTCGGGATGGAAAGGTGTTTGCCGGAACCCATCTCATTATCGAGGTCATGAACGGCAGCGGTCTGGATTGCGAAACCCGCATTCAGAACGCGTTCCGCAAATGCGTCGAGGTCTGTGGCGCAACGCTGCTGCACATCCATACCCATAAATTCTCGCCGCAAGGCGTGTCTGGTGTCGCGGTACTGGCCGAAAGCCATATCTCCGTCCACACTTGGCCCGAGATCGGCTATGGCGCCTTTGACGTCTTCATGTGCGGTGATGCCGAACCGTGGAAAGCGGTTGATGTGCTGAAAGAGGCCTTTGATACGCCCACCGTTGAGGTACGCGAACTGCTGCGCGGCGAGGAATTCCTCGCCAAGGGGATCCCATCCAAGGAGGTCGCAGCATGA
- the speE gene encoding polyamine aminopropyltransferase yields the protein MSDQIWNTERLHAHYAQSLRVDEMLYDSNTEHQRLKVFQNGQFGRILTLDNVVQTTEGDNFIYHEMLTHVPILAHGAAKRVLIIGGGDGGMAREALRHTSVEHVTMVEIDAGVVDFSKEYLPMLSDGAFDDPRLNLVINDGALFMKENTETFDVIIVDSTDPIGPGEVLFTDTFYGHAARSLSEDGIIVTQNGVPFMQGDELTGTLRAFQALFADASCYLATVPTYAGGPMAFGWGSHSDKARNVSLADVEARYTAAGIDTGYYNPEVHKAAFALPNYVKKLFP from the coding sequence ATGAGCGATCAGATCTGGAACACCGAACGCCTGCACGCGCATTACGCGCAATCCCTGCGCGTCGATGAGATGCTCTATGACAGCAATACCGAGCATCAACGCCTGAAGGTGTTTCAGAACGGCCAGTTCGGCCGCATTCTGACGCTGGATAACGTGGTGCAGACCACCGAAGGCGACAACTTCATCTACCATGAGATGCTGACCCATGTGCCGATTCTGGCCCATGGTGCCGCAAAACGCGTGCTGATCATTGGCGGCGGCGACGGCGGCATGGCCCGTGAGGCACTGCGCCACACCTCGGTCGAGCATGTGACCATGGTGGAAATTGACGCCGGCGTGGTGGATTTCTCCAAAGAATACCTGCCCATGCTGAGCGATGGCGCCTTTGATGATCCGCGCCTCAATCTGGTGATCAACGACGGTGCGCTCTTCATGAAAGAGAACACCGAGACGTTTGATGTGATCATCGTCGATTCCACCGACCCCATCGGCCCCGGCGAAGTGCTGTTCACCGACACCTTCTATGGCCACGCGGCCCGCTCGCTGTCTGAGGATGGCATCATCGTCACGCAAAACGGTGTGCCCTTCATGCAGGGCGATGAGCTGACCGGCACCTTGCGCGCGTTCCAAGCGCTGTTTGCCGATGCCTCCTGCTATCTGGCCACCGTGCCAACCTATGCCGGCGGCCCCATGGCGTTCGGCTGGGGCAGCCATTCGGACAAGGCGCGCAACGTGAGCCTGGCGGATGTCGAGGCGCGTTATACAGCGGCAGGAATCGATACCGGGTATTACAACCCGGAGGTTCACAAGGCCGCCTTTGCCTTGCCGAACTATGTGAAAAAGCTGTTCCCGTAA
- the asd gene encoding archaetidylserine decarboxylase (Phosphatidylserine decarboxylase is synthesized as a single chain precursor. Generation of the pyruvoyl active site from a Ser is coupled to cleavage of a Gly-Ser bond between the larger (beta) and smaller (alpha chains). It is an integral membrane protein.) has product MQRDSILVVDRDTGETFEEVVLGESWIRWAYQNASAKPVEKLLFRSALISRLMGAWFDSRFSKGKIKAVVEDLAIDMSEATEPTENYATFNSFFARHLKPVARPFREDPREIVSPADGRVLVFPELAEDVFVPVKGHPMSIRTMLPGIADRFIGGALAIVRLCPADYHRYHFPASGRISAAKDLPGALHSVNPIALGAGPDVFGENKRSWTLIDTDTIDSYAFVEVGAFGVGSIINTRTSGAVQKMDEKGYFKFGGSTVVVVFEPGRVQFSDDLVTNSAKGRETLVKVGQPLATAL; this is encoded by the coding sequence ATGCAGCGCGACTCGATCCTCGTTGTTGACCGCGACACCGGCGAAACCTTTGAGGAGGTGGTGCTGGGCGAGTCATGGATCCGCTGGGCCTATCAGAACGCCAGCGCCAAGCCTGTGGAAAAACTGCTGTTCCGCTCCGCCCTGATCAGCCGCCTGATGGGCGCTTGGTTCGACTCGCGGTTTTCCAAGGGGAAGATCAAGGCCGTGGTCGAGGACCTTGCCATCGACATGAGCGAGGCAACGGAACCAACGGAAAACTATGCAACTTTCAACAGCTTCTTCGCCCGCCATCTAAAGCCTGTGGCACGCCCCTTTCGTGAGGATCCCCGCGAGATCGTCAGCCCCGCAGATGGCCGCGTGCTGGTGTTTCCAGAGCTGGCGGAGGATGTGTTTGTCCCCGTAAAGGGCCATCCGATGTCCATTCGCACCATGCTGCCCGGCATCGCGGACCGGTTCATCGGTGGCGCATTGGCCATCGTCCGGCTCTGTCCTGCGGATTATCACCGCTATCACTTCCCCGCCTCCGGTCGGATCAGCGCCGCCAAGGATCTGCCCGGCGCGCTCCATTCGGTGAACCCGATTGCACTGGGGGCCGGGCCGGATGTCTTTGGCGAGAACAAGCGCAGCTGGACCCTGATCGACACAGACACCATTGACAGTTACGCCTTTGTCGAGGTGGGGGCCTTTGGCGTTGGCTCCATCATCAACACCCGCACCTCAGGCGCCGTGCAGAAGATGGATGAAAAGGGCTATTTCAAATTCGGCGGCTCCACCGTTGTGGTGGTGTTTGAACCGGGCCGCGTGCAGTTCAGTGACGATCTGGTCACCAATAGCGCCAAGGGCCGCGAAACCCTTGTGAAAGTCGGCCAACCGCTGGCCACCGCGCTCTGA
- a CDS encoding PaaI family thioesterase: MGLAFDAEGLGAYLHEVFAEVANDFVIDRLDEDGITMRLLVDERHLRPGGTISGPSMFGLADVTVYALVLSRLGRKALAVTTNASFDFMRKPVGGTPLVAEGKLLKLGRQLAVGDVLLFSEGDPRPVARSTMTYAIPPER; the protein is encoded by the coding sequence ATGGGATTGGCGTTTGATGCCGAAGGATTGGGTGCCTATTTGCATGAGGTATTTGCAGAGGTGGCCAATGATTTTGTAATCGACAGATTGGACGAGGACGGCATCACGATGCGGCTGCTGGTGGATGAGCGCCACCTGCGCCCGGGCGGGACGATATCTGGCCCGTCAATGTTCGGGCTGGCGGATGTTACGGTCTACGCGCTGGTTCTGTCGCGACTGGGGCGCAAGGCACTGGCGGTGACGACCAATGCCTCCTTCGATTTCATGCGCAAGCCGGTCGGCGGCACGCCTCTGGTGGCAGAGGGCAAGCTGCTGAAACTCGGCCGTCAGCTGGCGGTGGGCGATGTGCTCTTGTTCTCGGAAGGGGATCCGCGACCGGTGGCGCGCTCTACCATGACCTATGCAATCCCGCCAGAGCGCTAG
- a CDS encoding enoyl-CoA hydratase — MTILERHDSNGIATLHLNAPDRLNALSDAMLAAFQAELDSLRDDRETRVVILAGRGKAFCAGHDLREMTAGRQAEDGGQTYFADLFARCTEVMLGLQQIPQPVIAQVHGIATAAGCQLVASCDMAVAAEGTRFGVNGVNIGLFCSTPMVALTRNISRKHAFEMLTTGEFINAARAEELGLINRIAAAEDLEQTTKALAQTVAGKLDAAVKIGKRAFYDQLQLPTADAYAHTGAVMVENLMLRDTIEGIDAFLEKRDPDWKNC, encoded by the coding sequence ATGACAATTTTGGAACGTCACGACAGCAACGGCATCGCCACACTTCATCTGAACGCGCCAGACCGGCTGAATGCGCTCTCTGACGCCATGCTGGCGGCCTTTCAGGCAGAACTCGACAGTCTGCGCGACGACCGCGAAACCCGCGTCGTCATCCTCGCCGGACGGGGCAAAGCCTTCTGCGCGGGCCATGATCTGCGTGAAATGACGGCAGGGCGTCAGGCCGAGGATGGCGGACAGACCTATTTCGCCGATCTCTTTGCCCGCTGCACCGAGGTGATGCTGGGCCTGCAACAGATCCCTCAGCCGGTAATCGCGCAGGTCCACGGCATTGCCACCGCAGCCGGCTGCCAGTTGGTCGCCTCCTGCGACATGGCTGTCGCTGCCGAGGGCACGCGGTTCGGTGTCAACGGCGTCAATATCGGCCTGTTCTGCTCCACCCCCATGGTGGCGCTCACCCGTAATATCTCGCGCAAACATGCGTTTGAGATGCTAACCACCGGTGAATTCATCAACGCCGCGCGGGCTGAGGAACTGGGCCTGATCAACCGCATCGCCGCAGCTGAGGATCTGGAGCAGACCACAAAGGCTCTCGCCCAAACCGTGGCAGGCAAACTGGACGCCGCCGTCAAGATCGGCAAACGCGCGTTTTATGACCAGCTTCAGCTGCCCACTGCCGATGCCTATGCCCATACCGGCGCGGTCATGGTCGAAAACCTGATGCTGCGCGACACCATCGAAGGCATTGATGCCTTTCTGGAAAAGCGCGACCCCGACTGGAAAAATTGCTGA
- the trmFO gene encoding methylenetetrahydrofolate--tRNA-(uracil(54)-C(5))-methyltransferase (FADH(2)-oxidizing) TrmFO, with translation MTKTLHIVGGGMAGSEAAWQAAHMGVEVVLHEMRPKVETFAHQTGNLGEMVCSNSFRSDDDEQNAVGLLHWEMRAANGLIMSTAEQHRLPAGGALAVDREPFAETVTARLKALPNVTVSYEEITELPADGHWIFATGPLTSASLGQAIQQETGAEALAFFDAIAPIIYADSIDMSKAWMQSRYDKGETEEERTAYLNCPMDKDQYEAFIDALLAADKTEFHEGETAGYFDGCLPIEVMAERGRETLRHGPMKPVGLTNPHQPDIKAHAVVQLRRDNALGTLFNIVGFQTKMKYGAQTEVLRMIPGLENASFARLGGIHRNTFLNSPTLLDNQMRLKSRPNIRFAGQITGVEGYVESAAMGLLAGRMAAAEILGRDLPEVPQDSAMGALIHHITGGAEAKTFQPMNVNFGLFRPVDGLKGGRRGRKDRYKAYTDRAKAAWQDWLANFS, from the coding sequence ATGACAAAAACATTGCATATCGTGGGCGGCGGCATGGCCGGCTCAGAGGCCGCATGGCAGGCCGCACATATGGGCGTAGAGGTGGTGCTGCATGAAATGCGCCCCAAGGTGGAAACTTTTGCCCATCAAACCGGCAATCTGGGTGAGATGGTCTGCTCCAACTCCTTCCGCTCGGACGATGATGAACAGAACGCTGTCGGCCTGCTGCATTGGGAGATGCGCGCTGCCAATGGCCTGATCATGTCCACAGCCGAACAACACCGCCTGCCCGCCGGTGGCGCATTGGCGGTGGACCGCGAGCCCTTTGCCGAAACCGTCACCGCGCGGCTGAAAGCGCTGCCAAATGTCACCGTGTCCTATGAGGAAATCACCGAGCTGCCCGCCGATGGTCACTGGATCTTTGCCACCGGCCCGCTGACCTCTGCCAGCCTGGGTCAGGCCATTCAACAGGAGACCGGAGCCGAGGCGCTGGCCTTCTTCGACGCCATCGCCCCGATCATCTACGCCGACAGCATCGACATGTCGAAGGCCTGGATGCAGTCCCGGTATGACAAGGGCGAGACCGAGGAAGAGCGCACCGCCTACCTCAACTGCCCGATGGACAAGGACCAGTATGAGGCCTTCATCGACGCGCTTCTGGCCGCCGACAAGACCGAATTCCACGAGGGCGAGACCGCAGGCTATTTCGATGGCTGTCTGCCGATCGAGGTGATGGCCGAACGCGGCCGCGAAACCCTGCGCCATGGTCCTATGAAACCCGTGGGCCTCACCAATCCGCACCAGCCCGACATTAAGGCGCACGCCGTGGTGCAGTTGCGCCGTGATAATGCGCTGGGGACGCTGTTCAACATCGTCGGCTTCCAGACCAAGATGAAATACGGCGCCCAGACAGAAGTGCTGCGGATGATCCCGGGGCTGGAAAACGCCAGTTTCGCCCGTCTTGGTGGCATTCATCGCAACACTTTCCTGAACTCGCCCACGCTGCTGGACAATCAGATGCGCCTGAAGTCCAGACCCAACATCCGCTTTGCAGGCCAGATCACCGGGGTTGAGGGCTATGTCGAAAGTGCTGCGATGGGTCTGCTTGCGGGCCGGATGGCAGCAGCGGAAATCCTTGGCCGGGATCTGCCCGAGGTGCCACAGGACAGCGCCATGGGCGCCCTGATCCACCACATCACCGGCGGCGCCGAGGCCAAGACCTTCCAGCCCATGAATGTGAATTTCGGCCTGTTCCGCCCGGTCGATGGCCTCAAGGGCGGACGTCGTGGCCGCAAAGACCGTTACAAGGCCTATACCGACCGGGCAAAGGCCGCCTGGCAGGACTGGCTGGCAAACTTTTCCTAG
- a CDS encoding class I SAM-dependent DNA methyltransferase: protein MSEKFLDKAYDLDTLEATQKHYDDWAASYDAEIAENGYATRGRIAEALAGAHSDATEPVLDFGCGTGLSGLALRRQGFQTIDGMEPSREMLEQARGKGAYRRLTQIEVTDPQPIAKGAYRLITGCGVLGTGAAPPAVFDMIMHALPRGGLFVFSYNDHALEDPAYTGKLNEWLDCSAARLLSREHGDHLPGIDLKSTVYVIEKS from the coding sequence ATGAGTGAAAAGTTTCTGGACAAGGCCTATGACCTTGACACACTGGAAGCGACCCAGAAACATTACGATGACTGGGCCGCTTCCTATGACGCCGAGATCGCCGAGAATGGATATGCCACACGGGGACGCATTGCCGAGGCTTTGGCAGGCGCTCATTCTGATGCGACCGAACCGGTTCTGGATTTTGGCTGCGGCACCGGCCTGTCGGGCCTCGCCCTGCGGCGCCAGGGATTTCAGACCATCGACGGGATGGAACCCTCCAGGGAAATGCTGGAACAGGCCCGTGGCAAAGGCGCCTATCGACGACTGACGCAGATCGAGGTCACGGACCCCCAACCAATCGCCAAAGGTGCCTATCGTCTGATCACCGGCTGCGGCGTATTGGGCACCGGTGCCGCCCCACCAGCCGTATTTGACATGATTATGCACGCCCTGCCACGGGGTGGGTTATTTGTGTTTTCCTACAATGACCACGCGTTGGAAGACCCGGCCTACACCGGGAAACTCAACGAATGGCTGGACTGTTCCGCCGCGCGATTGCTATCTCGGGAGCACGGCGATCACCTGCCCGGTATTGACCTTAAGTCCACAGTCTACGTAATTGAGAAGTCTTGA